A window of Malania oleifera isolate guangnan ecotype guangnan chromosome 2, ASM2987363v1, whole genome shotgun sequence genomic DNA:
AcacaaagaaaagaaaaccaGAATCAAGTAATAAACGGAGCTTAGACGAGATGGTCCTAGAGAGATGGAAATTTGTAGTTTTTAAATTCAGATCAAGTAAAATAAATATGGAACATGCAACTTCCCAGATTTAGATTTAGTCAAACACTATTTACATAAGCAAGGCATTGACATCCAAACaacaaagaagagaaaaaaaataccCGAATGAACTCATTAAAATTCAACTCTCATTTGTGCGAGAAGCACCTCCACGAAAatttgatgatgatgaagaaccgACAGAGGAAGAATTCCCACCACCACCTGAGGAAAACAACCCATTAAATGGCCACAGGATTGAAAATCTTCTCCCATTTCCGTTCCTCACATCCCCATTCTCTTGCCcttcaccaccaccaccactatGACTGTTGCTGTTCCTCTCCCCCCTGCTGTTACCATTACTATCGGAGGAATCCAACTTGGATTCCTCAGCAGGCATCAGAAATCTGCAAACAGGACAAGAACTATGAAGCTCCAGCCATGGCAGAATACACCCACTGTGGAATTTATGCTTGCAGGGCATTTCCCTTGCCTCTGCCCCGATCTCAAAATCATCCAAACACACTGAGCATTGCACATGCTCCTCCACCGTCACAGTGGGCATTGCTTCCACTGCCTTTTTTCGTGCTGGTGGAGTGCCATATCTGTTTGGATCATTCTCTGCCAGATGTTGCAGTAACAAATCTAATCCAGGGCCAATGAAATAGTCCCCGAGGGATCCAACTCGGCTCTGATTAGGATTTTGGGCTTGATTTGAATCATAGGAACCTTGAACAATGATAGTTTGATTGGAGGGATTAATTAGAATGAAGCGTTCTCTGTCTCTATTGCCCTCGAGATTCTCCAATTCGGATGGCATTCCAGCTCGAATGCCTTGAAGCAATTGAAGAATGGTAGCAGAGCTTCTTCTCCGCCTCCGGATGATCGAGTCGAGCTCCCGATCAAGTTCTGTCTCTCCCCTTCCCCTGTGCTGTCCCTCATCACCATCATTCTCATCCTCATCATCTTCTAATCCATGTATCAATCTTTGACGGCGACGGGGACCACCCATAATGCCCAACAAGATTGGAGCCCAGAGGGAGAGGGCTCGATCTGAGCCTAAATCAGGGTGAGTATCATTATCATGAGGATGATTATCCCTTGTGCTGCTGTTTAGTTCCTCCACAAATCCATTTCGACAGAAGGGGCATTTGATCTCAACTTCCATAATAGGGTTCACCACCTGAGAGCACATGTGACACCAATACCTCCCACCCACAGCTTCCTCCATCTCTCTGCATCACAAGAAGCAAGCAGTGCATCAAACACAAACAGTTAATCAAGAAAGAACCTCAACTACCCTCTTCAATATCACAACATTACgacaataaaaaatattcaagcttttgtatgattttagcagATCTGAGCGATGAAACTCAGGCTCCAACCGCAATTTACTAttcaaagaaatgaaatttcataatttcatGACCAAACAATCTCGAGCCTTAGATTTGAAATTGTGTGGATTTATACAAAATACAATTTCATAATTGAGTTTTATGGAATTTCAgaaaaattcaaatccaagaaCCTCTCAAACTTAGCTAgcaaaaaagaatttttaaatttagatgacaacaaaaacaagaaacaaaatcAAGGAATAATAATTGACGATGATGAAATAAGCAAAATTACAAATTGGTTAGATACCTTCATTCACAACAAATTCATAGATCAAATTGATAACAAGCAGACGAACTCCGAAACAttggaaacaaaaaaaagaagaaaaaaatagagAGGGATCATCAGATACGGATGGGACAAGTAATCGAAGAGTTCTACCCTACCAAGACGATTGAAACAAAGCCACCGCAGCCACAAATCACCACCGAGTATCTAAAAACCCAAAATCAGACACAACAGAAAAATCCGGATGCGTCGTCGTCATCGCAAATCAACATTAGAAGATTATATATCACACAATTGCAATAATTAATGGGAAGAAAATACAAACACAAAATTcgaattttattaattaattaatgaattttttcaaattaaaaaaaaaaccgaaaaacaaacaaacaactgAAGAGATCTAAACTTCAAAAAGGAAAGAGAATTTTACCCAGAAagagagagaatgcaaccacaaAAGGGGAGGCGTGTCGTTTCGATTTGTAATGAATATATGGGATTCCAAGGGGAAAAGGAAAGAGGATGGAGTAACTACAAAACAATTCCAATACCAGAaatgaatgagagagagagagagagagagagggcaaacGCGTCTCTCTTCTCCACCCTCccttttcctttttcccttttttttagtTTACTTTATGTATTTGGTTTCCATATTTAAGGTTTAAGTAaattacattttaaaaaaaatttatgtgttgtaaatgaaataaaagaggaaTATAAAAAAGAAACTTTGGAACTATAGAAATTCAATAGTCTAGTTTTTTAGGAACTAAATGTTACtatcttattatctcattttgctGTAAAATATGTctttatataggcaaatacattgATATTCCAAAAGCTAACCACATGATGAACCATTATGTGTGCATACCaaggttgtaacctattatctagataatcattcacataaatatacatattttacaaCACTATGCCTATTTGGAGTATATTTAAGTCGAGCCAAGTCTGTATAGTAGGGTAATTAAATTCAACTCAACTTGAAAATCTTAACCTTGAAGCTTGACTTGAACGATTATACACCTATTTgaagttgagtttgcatatattGAGTCAAATTGAGTTATGAAGCAACTTAAGTTTGTCTGAGTAAACTTAACCCATTTACACTCCTTGAGTgcaattagaattgtttaaagaCTTGTTCAACCCACTTCACTCACTAAAGTCAACCCAACTCAatcttaagaaataattttaaattttgtgtGAGTTGTTGGCAGGTCCAATTCGAAATAGCTTGAATATATAGATTGGGTTACGAGTTGAGTGTGCAACCACGCAACTCGttctaaatcaaatataaacaatataaatgcataataataataataataataataataataataataataataataataataataaggggatttaaatattatgttagttttagtgcaaccccaagagggggggtgaattgggtatttataaTTTATCGTCTAGGTCTACTGGttttaacaatagtattacacaagcctagggtcaatttatgtgattaacaaataaacatacacgtacaataaaagtaaagtgcagaaaagtaaacagtacacgcaatatgttatcgaggttcggccaaattgcctacgtccgcgccttggctacaccagcacaaggattccactaaggctcacttaacgggtagagcagcaccggttacaaccaggtcaattcaaggagttgacctcaaccaacacgctttACCAGGATGACGCACATAACTTTattaatcgggtctaagccagtctgggactattccatagggttagtctccctcttcaggcctgcgcctggaatacaaccaatatgtataaaatttgtatACGAAAATACACTTCTACATAAGTagatatgtgcaccagtacaactcaatcaatattgcaagcacgaatgatatataaatatgctcagtgctctaatgtgtgctaaacactcaatcaagtatagattatcagtccaaatttagagtgtatatcaaaacaagatttgaaacacaacacATGAATGATACAAAATCAGATCAGTGTTTCAAATAtactaagcaagttgattcaaacaaactcaataagatatttcaatatgcAAAGCTCAATGAagtgtttgaaaaactagcttttgaaaaaaattttgcacataaaaatatAGGTTTTGGtatcttgcaatgaaaatgcaagaaccacaaccctcaaagtcttcccacacaagatttatcaagtgaaatcggtggaagaactttaatgctaaactctcaaagaaaatcaatcaagcaataatacaagtgaTATTAATGTTTTTTTAGATGagaaatactatatatattaattatgaaTGACACTTTTATACTAGTATTTTCAAGGGTATGAATTTACAAAATTGTAACTTTATGTTCCatattaatttttcttattcttcttttaaaaaaactaaagttATCAACACTACCCAACTCA
This region includes:
- the LOC131147791 gene encoding E3 ubiquitin-protein ligase SIRP1-like; its protein translation is MEEAVGGRYWCHMCSQVVNPIMEVEIKCPFCRNGFVEELNSSTRDNHPHDNDTHPDLGSDRALSLWAPILLGIMGGPRRRQRLIHGLEDDEDENDGDEGQHRGRGETELDRELDSIIRRRRRSSATILQLLQGIRAGMPSELENLEGNRDRERFILINPSNQTIIVQGSYDSNQAQNPNQSRVGSLGDYFIGPGLDLLLQHLAENDPNRYGTPPARKKAVEAMPTVTVEEHVQCSVCLDDFEIGAEAREMPCKHKFHSGCILPWLELHSSCPVCRFLMPAEESKLDSSDSNGNSRGERNSNSHSGGGGEGQENGDVRNGNGRRFSILWPFNGLFSSGGGGNSSSVGSSSSSNFRGGASRTNES